One window from the genome of Paracoccus marcusii encodes:
- a CDS encoding PaaI family thioesterase: MTLIHGETGTQSLIGYVLDVGDRAGAVCWLDLDDRHLNRQGILHGGLAATLLDSAMGATGSLTVDATGRHPFTTLSLTVNYLAPGHPGRVTATGRVTGGGRATLFIEGALRHEDGTLIATATGVFRKTRAAP; this comes from the coding sequence ATGACCCTGATCCACGGGGAAACCGGCACCCAGTCCCTGATCGGCTATGTCCTGGACGTGGGCGACAGGGCGGGGGCGGTCTGCTGGCTGGATCTGGACGACCGCCATCTGAACCGTCAGGGCATCCTGCATGGCGGGCTGGCCGCGACCCTTCTGGACAGCGCGATGGGGGCCACGGGCAGCCTGACGGTCGATGCCACGGGCCGCCATCCCTTCACCACGCTGTCGCTGACGGTGAATTATCTGGCCCCGGGCCATCCGGGGCGCGTGACCGCCACGGGCCGCGTGACGGGCGGCGGGCGCGCCACCCTGTTCATCGAGGGCGCCTTGCGGCATGAGGACGGCACGCTGATCGCCACCGCGACCGGCGTCTTCCGCAAGACAAGGGCCGCCCCATGA
- a CDS encoding acyl-CoA dehydrogenase family protein, translating into MDFQLSDDHRMLQDSLRGILARHSGEALMPALLEAGVPQALLTEAEGGFDGSGAAVALIFEALGRAGASLPLIGTMIGAAALAQAGQPADDGATIAFADAEPGTRYDRGVAISVDGDRLTGRKTMVAGAEGAAAIIVTTADALWLVAPDAAGLTVRPYPLMDDQRGADLIFEATPATRLGALADFDTVLARGVLAHAAYALGTLSAAVDLTLDYLRTRKQFGQPLIAFQALAHRAADLSVEVEQARSAVTNFAGHLDADAPLRDRHLQACKVTLGRVARLVAEESVQLHGGIGMTEEYALGGMIRRLLAADTAMGDADFHLERFARGEPAFA; encoded by the coding sequence ATGGACTTTCAGCTTTCCGACGACCACCGCATGCTGCAGGACAGCCTGCGCGGCATCCTGGCCCGCCATTCCGGCGAGGCGCTGATGCCCGCGCTGCTGGAGGCCGGCGTCCCCCAGGCCCTGCTGACCGAGGCCGAGGGCGGTTTCGACGGATCGGGCGCCGCCGTGGCGCTGATCTTCGAGGCACTGGGCCGGGCGGGCGCGTCCCTGCCGCTGATCGGCACGATGATCGGGGCAGCGGCCCTGGCGCAGGCGGGTCAGCCTGCTGACGACGGGGCCACCATCGCCTTTGCCGATGCCGAACCCGGCACGCGTTACGACCGCGGCGTGGCGATCAGCGTCGATGGCGACCGCCTGACCGGGCGCAAGACCATGGTGGCGGGGGCCGAGGGGGCGGCGGCAATCATCGTCACCACTGCCGATGCGCTGTGGTTGGTCGCGCCCGACGCGGCGGGGCTGACCGTCCGCCCCTATCCGCTGATGGACGATCAGCGCGGCGCGGACCTGATCTTTGAGGCCACCCCCGCCACGCGGCTTGGGGCCTTGGCCGATTTCGACACGGTGCTGGCGCGCGGCGTCCTGGCCCATGCGGCCTATGCCTTGGGCACGCTGAGCGCGGCGGTCGATCTGACGCTGGACTATCTGCGCACCCGCAAGCAGTTCGGCCAGCCGCTGATCGCGTTCCAAGCCTTGGCGCATCGCGCCGCCGACCTGTCGGTCGAGGTCGAACAGGCGCGGTCCGCCGTCACCAATTTCGCGGGCCATCTGGATGCGGATGCACCCCTGCGCGACCGGCATCTGCAGGCCTGCAAGGTCACCTTGGGTCGGGTCGCGCGGCTGGTGGCCGAGGAATCGGTGCAGCTGCATGGCGGCATCGGGATGACCGAGGAATATGCGCTCGGCGGCATGATCCGCCGCCTGCTGGCCGCCGACACAGCCATGGGCGACGCGGATTTCCACCTGGAGCGCTTCGCGCGCGGCGAGCCTGCCTTCGCATGA
- a CDS encoding oxepin-CoA hydrolase, alternative type: MTDLTNPHCEISDLGDRLVVENRNAARRNALTPDFYKGLHHALELATDNPRIGAVLIMGEGDFFCAGGDLTMLIKAQEMSEDQRRARIDALNDLMRAVVACPRPVIAVVEGGAAGAGLSLALACDMIVSARDARFTAAYVNAGLVPDGGLTAALTACLPPQMAASMALTGQPVGAERLHALGVIQELTEPGEAIMAAMALADRLAAGPAEAQAAIKHLLTGARATLLEAQLSAERDAMATALASREAAEGITAFLAKRPPDFRRLREDS, encoded by the coding sequence ATGACCGACCTCACCAATCCGCATTGCGAAATCAGCGACCTGGGCGACCGCCTGGTGGTCGAGAACCGCAACGCCGCCCGCCGCAACGCGCTGACGCCCGATTTCTACAAGGGCCTGCACCACGCGCTGGAACTGGCGACCGACAACCCCCGCATCGGCGCCGTGCTGATCATGGGCGAGGGCGACTTCTTCTGCGCGGGCGGCGATCTGACCATGCTGATCAAGGCACAGGAGATGTCCGAGGATCAGCGCCGCGCCCGCATCGACGCGCTGAACGACCTGATGCGCGCGGTCGTGGCCTGCCCCCGCCCGGTCATCGCCGTGGTCGAGGGGGGCGCCGCCGGCGCGGGCCTGTCGCTGGCTTTGGCCTGCGACATGATCGTGTCGGCCCGCGATGCGCGTTTCACGGCGGCCTATGTGAATGCCGGGCTTGTGCCCGATGGCGGGCTGACCGCGGCGCTGACCGCCTGCCTGCCGCCGCAGATGGCCGCATCCATGGCCCTGACCGGCCAACCCGTGGGCGCCGAACGCCTGCACGCTCTGGGCGTCATCCAGGAACTGACCGAGCCCGGAGAGGCCATCATGGCCGCCATGGCCCTGGCCGACCGCCTGGCCGCAGGCCCGGCCGAGGCGCAGGCCGCGATCAAGCATCTGCTGACCGGCGCCCGCGCCACCCTGCTGGAGGCGCAGCTGAGTGCCGAACGCGACGCGATGGCCACGGCCCTTGCCTCGCGCGAGGCGGCCGAGGGCATCACCGCCTTCCTGGCCAAGCGCCCCCCCGATTTCCGCCGCCTTCGCGAGGATTCATGA